The following are encoded together in the Equus quagga isolate Etosha38 chromosome 1, UCLA_HA_Equagga_1.0, whole genome shotgun sequence genome:
- the LOC124248374 gene encoding olfactory receptor 1L4-like, whose product MPRGNQSHITEFLLLGLTSDPKWQVWLFASFLAMYLVNVSGNSVIIAAIQKDTHLHTPMYFFLSNLSFVDICFTNVIVPRMLANMLSKSKKVPFAHCLTQMYFFVTCAITDSFLLAAMAMDRYVAICSPLHYTTTMNPRHCLLLVIASWVVSHLHSLTHTVLMARLSFCGPNIIHHFFCDVQPLLTLSCSDTSVNELLAFTEGSFVIMTPFVFIIVSYVYITRAVLRVPSGRGRYKVFSTCGSHLTVVALYYGTAISVYIRPSSTYSVTKDRVVTVIYTVVIPMLNPFIYSLRNKDIKQALRKLTRRKEYNK is encoded by the coding sequence ATGCCAAGGGGAAACCAGAGTCACATCACTGAATTCCTCCTTCTGGGACTGACCAGTGACCCCAAATGGCAGGTGTGGCTCTTTGCCAGCTTTCTGGCCATGTACCTAGTTAATGTGTCTGGCAACTCAGTCATCATTGCAGCCATCCAGAAGGATACTCAtctccacactcccatgtactttttcctctccaaCCTGTCTTTTGTGGACATCTGCTTTACAAATGTCATTGTGCCAAGGATGCTGGCAAACATGCTGAGCAAGAGCAAGAAGGTCCCCTTTGCCCACTGCCTCACCCAGATGTATTTCTTTGTGACCTGTGCAATCACTGACAGCTTCCTCTTGGCTGCCATGGCCATGGACCGCTACGTGGCCATCTGTAGCCCACTGCATTATACTACAACCATGAACCCCAGGCACTGTCTCCTGCTCGTGATAGCATCCTGGGTGGTGTCCCACCTCCACTCACTCACCCACACGGTTCTTATGGCCCGCCTCTCCTTCTGTGGGCCCAACATTATCCACCACTTCTTTTGCGATGTCCAGCCACTGCTAACCCTCTCCTGCTCTGACACCTCTGTCAATGAGCTTTTGGCCTTCACAGAGGGCTCCTTTGTGATCATGACTCCCTTTGTCTTCATCATTGTCTCTTATGTCTACATCACCCGTGCCGTTCTGAGAGTACCTTCTGGGAGGGGCAGGTACAAGGTCTTCTCTACTTGTGGATCCCACCTCACAGTTGTGGCACTATACTATGGGACTGCCATCTCAGTGTACATTCGCCCCTCATCCACCTACTCAGTGACAAAGGACCGTGTGGTTACTGTCATCTATACTGTGGTAATACCCATGCTGAACCCTTTTATCTACAGCCTTAGGAACAAGGACATTAAACAAGCCTTGAGAAAGCTGACTAggagaaaagaatataataaataa